Proteins encoded in a region of the Drosophila sechellia strain sech25 chromosome 2L, ASM438219v1, whole genome shotgun sequence genome:
- the LOC6621138 gene encoding ATP-dependent DNA helicase PIF1 gives MDLNDAVLTCAVNMQWTNAVGITGRKLAYKTATLRLVRNDLRELFVEVTPEKLKPLKFKLKDLMVHKKFMSEGKATFNFKAEKCTLYLSNAPPGTLMFFLRTIFIKMNGNEGGSQPDDATLQKKLREHLMSGKPSSFDDVSPVTTAEMILARKKAGLLSKGSVTTPSPQGAKKRRFEELKEEKERGTMPAAKKLYASTTDESLRLSEEQMEVLRACTSGKNVFFTGSAGTGKSFLLRRIISALPPDGTVATASTGVAACLIGGTTLHAFAGIGGGDATMQRCLELASRPANAQTWRKCKRLIIDEISMVDGQFFEKIEAVARHIRRNDRPFGGIQLILCGDFLQLPPVIKGDFGAAPTATPQQRFCFQSSAWETCIQCVYELKQVHRQSDPEFVKILNHLRIGHVNDSITSRLAATSKQKIEGNGILATQLCSHTNDANSINESKLENLDGDKILFKADDSDATMTRTLDQQIQAPSQLYLKVNAQVMLLKNINISNGLVNGARGVVVRMEKDLPVVRFKNNQEYVCKHERWIIKTASGSHITRRQVPLKLAWAFSIHKSQGLTLDCVEMSLSKVFEAGQAYVALSRAKSLQSIRILDFDAKQVWANPHVLQFYKGFRRKLMDTTMIPLGPKNKDKKPGDKAANSALAKLKKSLINKPLVSIS, from the exons ATGGATCTCAATGACGCAGTGCTCACCTGTGCGGTGAACATGCAGTGGACCAATGCGGTGGGCATCACGGGTCGCAAACTGGCCTACAAGACGGCTACTTTGCGACTGGTGCGGAACGATCTTCGTGAATTGTTTGTGGAGGTGACGCCTGAGAAACTAAAGCCCCTGAAGTTCAAGCTGAAGGATCTGATGGTGCACAAGAAGTTCATGTCGGAGGGCAAGGCCACCTTCAACTTCAAGGCGGAGAAGTGCACTCTCTATTTATCGAATGCTCCGCCGGGCACTTTGATGTTCTTCCTGCGAACAATCTTCATTAAAATGAACGGAAACGAGGGAGGATCTCAGCCGGACGATGCGACCTTGCAGAAGAAACTCCGCGAGCACCTGATGTCGGGCAAGCCAAGCAGCTTTGACGACGTTTCTCCAGTCACCACGGCCGAGATGATTTTGGCGCGCAAAAAGGCGGGTTTGTTGTCCAAGGGGTCAGTGACCACGCCGTCACCCCAGGGCGCCAAGAAACGTCGCTTCGAGGAGCTCAAGGAGGAGAAGGAACGGGGCACCATGCCCGCTGCCAAGAAACTATATGCGTCGACCACCGACGAGTCGCTGAGACTCAGTGAGGAACAAATGGAAGTACTGCGGGCGTGCACCTCGGGCAAGAACGTGTTCTTCACCGGTTCAGCAGGCACTGGCAAGAGTTTCTTGCTCCGCAGAATTATCTCAGCCCTGCCGCCCGATGGAACGGTAGCCACGGCGTCCACTGGAGTGGCAGCGTGCCTGATCGGTGGGACCACCTTGCACGCCTTCGCTGGCATAGGAGGTGGAGACGCCACCATGCAGCGGTGTCTGGAGCTGGCTTCCCGACCTGCGAATGCCCAGACGTGGAGGAAGTGTAAGCGTTTGATCATTGACGAGATCTCCATGGTGGACGGGCAGTTCTTTGAG AAAATTGAAGCCGTCGCACGTCACATTCGTCGCAATGATCGACCCTTTGGCGGCATACAGCTCATCCTGTGCGGTGACTTCTTGCAACTTCCTCCGGTTATAAAGGGAGATTTCGGAGCAGCgcccactgccacgccccagCAGCGATTCTGCTTCCAGTCCTCCGCATGGGAGACTTGCATCCAGTGTGTCTACGAACTAAAGCAAGTGCATCGGCAATCGGATCCGGAGTTCGTAAAGATCCTGAACCACCTCCGCATTGGTCATGTGAACGATTCCATAACCAGTCGACTGGCAGCTACATCAAAACAGAAAATCGAGGGAAACGGCATTCTGGCCACTCAACTCTGCTCCCACACAAACGATGCGAACTCCATCAACGAGTCCAAGCTGGAAAACCTCGATGGCGACAAGATTTTATTCAAGGCTGACGACTCTGATGCCACCATGACGAGGACGCTGGATCAACAAATCCAGGCTCCATCTCAGTTGTACCTAAAGGTTAACGCCCAAGTGATGCTGCTAAAGAATATAAACATATCCAATGGACTGGTGAACGGAGCTCGAGGCGTCGTTGTAAGAATGGAGAAGGATCTGCCAGTGGTCAGGTTCAAAAACAACCAGGAATACGTTTGCAAGCACGAGAGGTGGATAATTAAGACCGCCTCAGGAAGTCACATAACACGACGTCAAGTGCCACTGAAGTTAGCCTGGGCATTTTCCATACACAAGAGTCAAGGACTAACCCTCGACTGCGTGGAGATGTCCCTGTCCAAAGTATTTGAGGCTGGACAGGCCTACGTGGCCTTGTCCCGTGCGAAGTCCCTGCAATCCATTCGCATCCTGGACTTTGACGCCAAGCAGGTGTGGGCCAATCCACACGTGCTGCAGTTCTACAAAGGATTCCGGCGCAAGCTAATGGACACAACCATGATACCATTGGGTCCCAAAAACAAGGACAAGAAGCCAGGAGACAAGGCCGCAAATAGCGCTCTGGCTAAGCTCAAGAAGAGTCTCATCAACAAGCCGCTGGTCTCGATTAGCTGA
- the LOC6621139 gene encoding putative polypeptide N-acetylgalactosaminyltransferase 10 produces MNMDLRLIVRLLLAILLTSLATTILMGKQIHRRLVEGMVSTIGEKYNSPARQLLKREIADIPPPLTLNQTELDILKTQRNNSFRLPQQEALKEWQEALSFKEDRSRTGLGEQGRAVQLPNAKVGLDELQDFYAQLSDRISLNRSLPDSRPISCGKRQYLENLPNVTVIMAFHDEHLSVLLRSITSIINRSPVELLKQIVLVDDDSNLPELGQQLEEIVAQSFPKIIQILRLPERRGSIKASMEAIKLSSCQVLVFLDPHIEVNSNWLPPLLEPIVINPHIVTGPILDAISRRTFAYTKQNTMTRSGFNWWLETERLPIFPEDKSSDSTPYRTPVLSEAMAIDRNYFLHLGGFDEQLDTWEAEKFEISFKVWMCGGMMLHVPCARVGHIGKRPMKSISSPGYYRFLARNYKRVAEVWMDNYKKYVYDKNPKLYKTANAGFLFQRKTKREALECKTFDWYMTKVAPDFLKRYLALDSPSVFSGVIESVAFPGFCVDSLNRRHTKPVVLARCTGHNSMPGEHQNWSLTRDHEIRLGNSKDDCLEAQGLRSKSVWLFRCHENGGNQYWFYNHRHRWIQQGQLWVWCLEAQLARGQKVGKVLANKICDKNQLKQQWKVGRNAPYDPQREPN; encoded by the exons ATGAATATGGATCTGAGATTGATTGTGCGTCTGTTGCTGGCCATTCTATTGACTTCCTTGGCAACTACCATTTTAATGGGCAAGCAGATACACAGAAGACTAGTGGAGGGCATGGTCAGCACAATCGGCGAAAAGTATAATTCGCCAGCAAGGCAGCTTCTAAAAAGGGAGATTGCGGATATCCCACCACCACTAACACTGAACCAAACTGAACTGGACATCTTAAAGACCCAGCGAAACAATAGTTTCCGCCTGCCCCAGCAAGAAGCTCTTAAGGAGTGGCAGGAAGCGTTATCCTTTAAAGAGGATAGAAGCCGTACGGGATTGGGTGAGCAGGGAAGAGCAGTTCAGTTACCAAACGCTAAAGTAGGCCTCGATGAGCTCCAAGACTTCTATGCCCAGCTCTCCGATCGCATTTCCCTGAACAGATCCTTGCCGGATAGCAGACCTATAAG TTGCGGGAAACGCCAGTATCTGGAGAACCTACCCAATGTGACAGTGATAATGGCCTTTCACGATGAACACCTCAGCGTTTTGCTAAGATCTATAACGAGCATTATAAATCGCTCTCCTGTTGAGTTACTCAAGCAGATTGTCCTCGTGGATGACGATAGTAACTTGCCGGAATTGGGACAACAACTTGAAGAGATTGTGGCTCAAAGCTTTCCCAAAATCATCCAGATCCTAAGGCTTCCAGAACGACGTGGCTCCATCAAAGCAAGTATGGAGGCAATCAAGCTGTCCAGCTGCcaagttttggtttttctaGACCCCCACATCGAAGTGAACAGCAATTGG TTGCCTCCCCTGCTGGAACCTATAGTTATTAACCCACATATAGTAACCGGTCCCATTTTGGATGCCATCTCACGCAGGACATTTGCTTATACCAAACAAAATACTATGACCCGTTCCGGTTTCAATTGGTGGCTTGAGACTGAGAGATTACCCATTTTTCCCGAGGATAAAAGTTCTGATTCCACACCCTACCGCACACCGGTTTTATCAGAAGCTATGGCGATTGACAGGAACTACTTCCTACATCTGGGGGGATTTGATGAGCAGCTGGATACCTGGGAAGCCGAGAAGTTCGAGATAAGTTTTAAGGTCTGGATGTGTGGTGGAATGATGCTGCATGTTCCTTGCGCCCGGGTGGGTCACATAGGTAAAAGACCCATGAAATCGATTAGTAGTCCAGGGTACTACCGTTTTCTGGCCAGG AACTACAAGCGAGTAGCTGAAGTTTGGATGGATAATTACAAGAAGTACGTGTACGACAAGAACCCGAAGCTCTATAAAACGGCGAATGCTGGTTTTCTTTTccaaaggaaaaccaaaagAGAGGCTCTGGAGTGCAAGACCTTCGATTGGTACATGACCAAGGTGGCTCCGGATTTTCTTAAAAGGTACCTAGCATTGGATTCGCCTTCGGTTTTCTCCGGGGTTATTGAGAGTGTGGCATTCCCTGGATTCTGTGTGGACTCCCTGAATCGTAGACACACTAAGCCCGTGGTTTTAGCCCGCTGCACTGGACATAATTCAATGCCCGGCGAGCATCAGAACTGGTCCTTAACGCGTGATCATGAGATTCGACTGGGGAACAGCAAAGATGATTGCTTGGAAGCGCAGGGCCTAAGGTCAAAGTCCGTGTGGCTCTTTCGCTGCCACGAAAACGGTGGGAATCAGTACTGGTTCTACAATCACCGTCATCGCTGGATCCAACAGGGCCAACTATGGGTGTGGTGCCTGGAAGCCCAGTTGGCCCGTGGTCAAAAGGTTGGCAAAGTTCTGGCTAATAAAATCTGCGATAAAAACCAACTGAAACAGCAATGGAAAGTTGGGCGAAATGCGCCATATGATCCACAAAGGGAAcctaattaa
- the LOC6621140 gene encoding N-acetylgalactosaminyltransferase 4 — protein MAVLFARWLLLCCIGMPAVSILDFRRQDVHMAMKKRYVKRLVRKVVLLLVVIVTVSLVTTLVVERRMKKAAELTEQLDPNGDPITPVFRAANIHPTRKAPRPPFQDRNSVVDIPRSDKLQGFRLPEPKGERKDWHDYAAMEADKKRSGFGEHGVAAKIDNPDEKQLEKEHYEMNGFNGLISDRISVNRSVPDVRLEACKTRKYLAKLPNISVIFIFFNEHFNTLLRSIYSVINRTPPELLKQIVLVDDGSEWDVLKQPLDDYVQQHFPHLVTIVRNPERQGLIGARIAGAKVAVGQVMVFFDSHIEVNYNWLPPLIEPIAINPKISTCPIVDTISHEDFSYFSGNKDGARGGFDWKMLYKQLPVLPEDALDKSMPYRSPVMMGGLFAINTDFFWDLGGYDDQLDIWGGEQYELSFKIWMCGGMLLDVPCSRVAHIFRGPMKPRGNPRGHNFVAKNHKRVAEVWMDEYKQYVYKRDPKTYDSLDAGDLTRQRGVRERLKCKSFHWFMTEVAPDFLVKFPPVEPPSYSAGIIQNVANPVYCLDNMGKSTEEAVGMFSCADNRTHPQPNQFWELSIFRDLRMKGFDSVCLDVHEGPPNATVWMWNCHSQGGNQFWYYDRQTQRLVHGENNKRCLEGFVENGIAKVVANACEDGNDRQRWEFGFVNHTMLDTFYEGL, from the exons ATGGCTGTGCTTTTTGCCAGGTGGCTGCTCCTCTGCTGCATCGGCATGCCAGCAGTCAGTATTTTGGACTTCCGCCGCCAAGACGTCCACATGGCCATGAAAAAGAGATACGTAAAGCGCCTGGTGCGCAAGGTGGTCCTCCTCTTGGTGGTCATTGTCACTGTGTCTTTGGTCACCACTTTGGTGGTCGAACGGCGGATGAAAAAGGCGGCGGAGCTGACGGAACAACTTGATCCGAATGGAGATCCCATAACGCCCGTTTTCAGGGCTGCCAATATACATCCAACTCGGAAGGCGCCACGACCACCATTTCAGGATCGCAACTCCGTGGTTGATATCCCGAGAAGTGACAAACTCCAGGGATTCCGACTGCCGGAACCGAAAGGAGAGCGCAAGGATTGGCACGACTATGCGGCCATGGAGGCGGATAAAAAGCGATCCGGTTTCGGTGAGCACGGAGTAGCCGCGAAGATCGATAATCCCGATGAGAAGCAGTTGGAAAAGGAGCACTACGAGATGAACGGCTTTAATGGCCTCATATCGGATCGAATCTCTGTGAATCGATCTGTGCCAGACGTCCGACTCGAGGC TTGCAAGACCCGGAAGTATCTGGCCAAGTTGCCCAATATCAGCGTGATTTTCATCTTCTTCAACGAGCACTTTAACACCCTGTTGAGATCGATATACAGTGTGATAAATCGCACTCCACCGGAATTACTTAAGCAAATTGTGCTCGTGGACGATGGCAGCGAGTGGGATGTTCTGAAGCAGCCTTTGGACGACTACGTGCAGCAGCACTTTCCACATCTGGTGACTATAGTGCGCAATCCGGAGAGACAAGGTCTAATTGGAGCCAGAATAGCTGGAGCCAAGGTGGCAGTGGGACAAGTGATGGTCTTCTTTGATTCCCACATAGAAGTCAACTACAATTGG CTGCCTCCCCTGATCGAACCCATTGCCATTAATCCCAAGATCTCCACCTGCCCCATTGTGGATACTATTTCGCATGAAGATTTCTCTTACTTCAGCGGAAACAAGGACGGAGCACGTGGTGGATTCGATTGGAAGATGCTGTACAAACAGCTTCCGGTTCTGCCCGAGGATGCGCTGGACAAGTCCATGCCGTACCGGAGTCCCGTGATGATGGGCGGCCTGTTTGCCATCAACACGGACTTCTTCTGGGATCTGGGCGGCTACGACGACCAGTTGGACATCTGGGGCGGTGAGCAGTACGAGCTGAGCTTCAAGATCTGGATGTGCGGCGGCATGCTGCTGGATGTTCCCTGCTCGAGGGTGGCACACATATTCCGGGGGCCCATGAAGCCAAGGGGCAATCCAAGGGGACACAACTTCGTGGCCAAG AACCACAAACGCGTGGCAGAGGTTTGGATGGATGAGTACAAGCAATATGTGTACAAACGTGATCCGAAGACCTATGATAGCCTGGATGCCGGGGATCTGACCCGCCAGCGTGGAGTCCGAGAGCGACTCAAGTGCAAGAGTTTCCACTGGTTCATGACGGAGGTGGCGCCCGATTTCCTTGTCAAATTTCCGCCTGTGGAACCACCCAGTTACTCCGCCGGCATCATTCAGAACGTGGCCAACCCGGTGTATTGCCTGGACAACATGGGCAAGTCCACCGAGGAGGCGGTGGGTATGTTCAGCTGTGCGGACAACAGGACCCATCCGCAACCCAATCAGTTTTGGGAGCTCTCCATATTCCGAGACCTCCGGATGAAGGGCTTCGACTCAGTTTGCCTTGATGTGCACGAGGGACCGCCGAATGCCACCGTCTGGATGTGGAACTGCCACAGTCAGGGTGGCAATCAGTTCTGGTACTACGATCGTCAAACCCAAAGGTTGGTGCACGGGGAGAACAACAAGCGCTGCCTGGAGGGATTTGTGGAGAACGGCATAGCCAAGGTGGTGGCCAATGCCTGCGAGGATGGCAACGATCGCCAGCGCTGGGAGTTCGGATTCGTGAACCACACCATGCTGGACACCTTCTACGAGGGACTATAG
- the LOC6621141 gene encoding eukaryotic translation initiation factor 4E-binding protein 3, with the protein MSASPTARQAITQALPMITRKVVISDPIQMPEVYSSTPGGTLYSTTPGGTKLIYERAFMKNLRGSPLSQTPPSNVPSCLLRGTPRTPFRKCVPVPTELVKQTKSLKIEDQEQFQLDL; encoded by the exons ATGTCCGCTTCACCCACCGCCCGTCAAGCCATCACCCAGGCCCTGCCCATGATCACCAGGAAGGTCGTCATCTCGGATCCGATCCAGATGCCCGAGGTCTACTCCTCGACGCCCGGCGGAACCCTCTACTCCACCACTCCTGGCG GCACCAAACTGATCTACGAGCGGGCCTTCATGAAGAATCTCCGTGGCTCCCCATTGAGCCAAACTCCGCCGTCCAACGTGCCCAGTTGCTTGCTGAGGGGCACTCCGCGTACTCCCTTCCGCAAGTGCGTGCCCGTTCCAACGGAACTGGTCAAGCAGACCAAGTCGCTGAAGATCGAGGACCAGGAACAGTTCCAACTGGATCTGTAG
- the LOC6621142 gene encoding protein transport protein sec31 translates to MPYHRLSTLGLLILSLVLAKADVGYHYNRPTRPTAPSAPSGAGSVYTGHQFSALPTIHPLPPIPALPPLPTARVPIPRSRPSAPAASIVSHYLPPKPVVSTYIPPPAAAPISSISFHGTPTFKPIYGPPPPARTSLATPIVVPPTGPAPLTAGGNLRIPFGKQALISPGESYVANGRQLKQYAVIEIIDNDIDETPAPFLSGTSFFDRYGAHVGAPSANGIQLDSRANSLLLEQQQLAIQPRSQGGASGGDAIALGSGGLGFVRLPNGNVYLGSGSLGYISGQQRVASVLEARTRSESTSDALHFGHGPLGGVDNLLRFK, encoded by the coding sequence ATGCCTTACCACCGACTGAGTACTTTGGGTCTGCTGATTCTATCTTTGGTCTTGGCCAAGGCGGATGTCGGCTACCATTACAACAGACCGACGAGACCCACGGCGCCCTCGGCTCCTTCGGGCGCAGGATCAGTGTATACGGGTCACCAGTTCAGTGCGCTGCCAACCATACATCCACTGCCTCCGATTCCGGCACTTCCTCCACTGCCCACGGCCAGAGTTCCGATTCCCAGGAGTCGTCCCTCAGCTCCGGCTgccagcatcgttagtcattaCCTGCCACCGAAGCCGGTGGTCTCCACATATATTCCACCGCCAGCTGCCGCACCCATCTCATCTATAAGTTTCCACGGAACGCCCACTTTCAAACCCATCTACGGACCCCCACCGCCGGCAAGGACTTCTCTTGCCACGCCCATCGTGGTGCCGCCCACGGGACCAGCTCCATTGACAGCGGGAGGAAATCTGCGCATTCCCTTCGGCAAGCAGGCGTTGATCTCGCCCGGAGAATCCTACGTGGCCAACGGCAGGCAGCTGAAGCAATATGCCGTCATCGAGATTATCGACAACGACATAGACGAGACCCCGGCACCATTCCTGTCCGGAACGAGTTTCTTCGATCGCTATGGAGCACATGTGGGTGCTCCGTCCGCCAATGGAATCCAGCTGGACTCCCGGGCCAATTCCCTGctgctggagcagcagcagcttgcCATCCAGCCCCGATCCCAGGGTGGAGCATCGGGAGGAGATGCCATTGCCTTGGGATCGGGCGGCCTGGGTTTTGTGCGATTGCCCAATGGTAATGTGTACCTCGGCTCCGGATCCCTGGGCTACATCAGTGGTCAGCAGCGGGTGGCCTCTGTTCTGGAGGCACGCACTCGATCCGAGTCCACATCGGATGCCCTGCACTTCGGTCATGGTCCTCTGGGCGGAGTGGACAATCTGCTGAGGTTCAAGTAG